Proteins encoded by one window of Larimichthys crocea isolate SSNF chromosome V, L_crocea_2.0, whole genome shotgun sequence:
- the sgpp1b gene encoding sphingosine-1-phosphate phosphatase 1 isoform X1 yields the protein MEKSSRIVELYYYLQDPHHVARFQRICGVRGTFSRTVSAGSTATISSSSKEADRSHSHNNGACHHHSTAENEGESLAVMGAGEGEEVQTTAGVRKRTVESIGVKNSGEEAGNAAQNGAAVSAATAGGETVGVGSNGRSLAGATAAGQGATESEKTGPEKDCEGPQASSTLKPLRKNSLTGDAGQEFLIENRFLFYLFTFGTELGNELFYITFFPWVMWNMDAFVSRRLIMVWVWVMYLGQCTKDVLGWSRPASPPVVKVEMFYNSEYSMPSTHAMSGTAIPFSLFFLTYGRWEYPFSLGFSLALCWCLVVCVSRIYMGMHSILDVIAGVLYSSLILLFFLPALDLIDSFNLTCRYAPLIIISFHLGLGLFSFNLDTWSTSRGDTAQILGTGAGVALASHVNHLLGLMPDPTPEQLPFTFPTLSTGLVGVAMLRFVLGVLALVATRALMKAITIPLVCWVFGVPSGDVRKARQHMEVELPYRYIVYGTVGFNVLFLVPLLFSYMQLSRVSSSRVRREEAAAKLVER from the exons ATGGAAAAAAGTAGCCGTATTGTAGAACTGTACTACTATCTGCAAGACCCCCACCATGTCGCCCGCTTTCAGCGCATTTGTGGAGTACGCGGGACGTTTTCGAGAACCGTCTCTGCTGGTAGTACCGCCactatcagcagcagcagcaaggaaGCGGACCGGTCTCACTCGCACAACAACGGGGCTTGCCACCATCACAGCACTGCGGAGAATGAGGGTGAAAGCTTGGCCGTCATGGGGGCCGGGGAAGGCGAGGAAGTGCAAACGACAGCAGGTGTTCGGAAGAGGACTGTCGAGTCTATCGGTGTGAAAAACTCCGGAGAAGAAGCGGGAAATGCTGCCCAGAACGGGGCAGCGGTGTCCGCGGCGACCGCCGGAGGGGAAACAGTCGGCGTGGGCAGTAACGGTCGCAGCCTCGCCGGGGCCACCGCCGCGGGTCAAGGGGCGACCGAGTCAGAGAAGACGGGGCCGGAGAAGGACTGCGAGGGTCCCCAAGCAAGCAGCACTCTGAAACCGCTCCGCAAAAACTCTCTAACCGGTGATGCCGGTCAGGAGTTCCTGATCGAAAACCGCTTCTTGTTCTACCTGTTCACTTTCGGGACCGAGCTGGGCAACGAGCTCTTCTACATCACCTTCTTCCCCTGGGTCATGTGGAACATGGACGCCTTTGTGAGCAGGAGGCTGATCATGGTGTGGGTCTGGGTCATGTACCTGGGTCAGTGCACTAAGGACGTGTTAGGGTGGTCTCGACCCGCTTCACCACCTGTGGTCAAAGTGGAGATGTTTTACAACTCCGAGTACAGCATGCCGTCCACACATGCCATGTCGGGCACCGCCATCCCCTTCTCCTTGTTCTTCTTGACCTACGGCCGCTGGGAG TACCCGTTCTCACTGGGCTTCAGCTTGGCTCTCTGCTGGTGTCTGGTGGTCTGTGTTAGTCGAATCTACATGGGAATGCACTCAATCCTG GACGTCATCGCCGGTGTCCTCTACAGCTCCCTGAtcctgctcttcttcctgcCCGCGTTGGACCTGATTGACAGCTTCAACCTGACCTGCCGCTACGCCCCGctcatcatcatctccttcCACCTGGGCCTGGGCCTCTTCTCCTTCAACCTGGACACCTGGAGCACCTCGCGGGGCGACACCGCTCAGATCCTGGGCACGGGTGCTGGCGTCGCTCTGGCCTCCCATGTCAACCACCTCCTGGGTCTGATGCCCGACCCGACGCCGGAGCAGCTCCCCTTCACCTTTCCCACCCTGAGCACCGGCCTGGTGGGCGTTGCCATGCTGCGGTTCGTCCTGGGCGTGCTGGCCCTGGTGGCCACGCGGGCACTGATGAAGGCGATCACCATCCCGCTGGTGTGCTGGGTGTTCGGAGTGCCAAGCGGAGACGTGAGGAAGGCCAGGCAGCACATGGAGGTGGAGCTGCCCTACCGCTACATCGTTTACGGGACCGTGGGCTTCAACGTGCTCTTCCTGGTCCCGCTGCTCTTCAGCTACATGCAGCTCTC GAGAGTTTCATCTTCTCGTgtcaggagggaggaggcggcGGCAAAGCTGGTGGAACGATGA
- the sgpp1b gene encoding sphingosine-1-phosphate phosphatase 1 isoform X2, with product MEKSSRIVELYYYLQDPHHVARFQRICGVRGTFSRTVSAGSTATISSSSKEADRSHSHNNGACHHHSTAENEGESLAVMGAGEGEEVQTTAGVRKRTVESIGVKNSGEEAGNAAQNGAAVSAATAGGETVGVGSNGRSLAGATAAGQGATESEKTGPEKDCEGPQASSTLKPLRKNSLTGDAGQEFLIENRFLFYLFTFGTELGNELFYITFFPWVMWNMDAFVSRRLIMVWVWVMYLGQCTKDVLGWSRPASPPVVKVEMFYNSEYSMPSTHAMSGTAIPFSLFFLTYGRWEYPFSLGFSLALCWCLVVCVSRIYMGMHSILDVIAGVLYSSLILLFFLPALDLIDSFNLTCRYAPLIIISFHLGLGLFSFNLDTWSTSRGDTAQILGTGAGVALASHVNHLLGLMPDPTPEQLPFTFPTLSTGLVGVAMLRFVLGVLALVATRALMKAITIPLVCWVFGVPSGDVRKARQHMEVELPYRYIVYGTVGFNVLFLVPLLFSYMQLSREEAAAKLVER from the exons ATGGAAAAAAGTAGCCGTATTGTAGAACTGTACTACTATCTGCAAGACCCCCACCATGTCGCCCGCTTTCAGCGCATTTGTGGAGTACGCGGGACGTTTTCGAGAACCGTCTCTGCTGGTAGTACCGCCactatcagcagcagcagcaaggaaGCGGACCGGTCTCACTCGCACAACAACGGGGCTTGCCACCATCACAGCACTGCGGAGAATGAGGGTGAAAGCTTGGCCGTCATGGGGGCCGGGGAAGGCGAGGAAGTGCAAACGACAGCAGGTGTTCGGAAGAGGACTGTCGAGTCTATCGGTGTGAAAAACTCCGGAGAAGAAGCGGGAAATGCTGCCCAGAACGGGGCAGCGGTGTCCGCGGCGACCGCCGGAGGGGAAACAGTCGGCGTGGGCAGTAACGGTCGCAGCCTCGCCGGGGCCACCGCCGCGGGTCAAGGGGCGACCGAGTCAGAGAAGACGGGGCCGGAGAAGGACTGCGAGGGTCCCCAAGCAAGCAGCACTCTGAAACCGCTCCGCAAAAACTCTCTAACCGGTGATGCCGGTCAGGAGTTCCTGATCGAAAACCGCTTCTTGTTCTACCTGTTCACTTTCGGGACCGAGCTGGGCAACGAGCTCTTCTACATCACCTTCTTCCCCTGGGTCATGTGGAACATGGACGCCTTTGTGAGCAGGAGGCTGATCATGGTGTGGGTCTGGGTCATGTACCTGGGTCAGTGCACTAAGGACGTGTTAGGGTGGTCTCGACCCGCTTCACCACCTGTGGTCAAAGTGGAGATGTTTTACAACTCCGAGTACAGCATGCCGTCCACACATGCCATGTCGGGCACCGCCATCCCCTTCTCCTTGTTCTTCTTGACCTACGGCCGCTGGGAG TACCCGTTCTCACTGGGCTTCAGCTTGGCTCTCTGCTGGTGTCTGGTGGTCTGTGTTAGTCGAATCTACATGGGAATGCACTCAATCCTG GACGTCATCGCCGGTGTCCTCTACAGCTCCCTGAtcctgctcttcttcctgcCCGCGTTGGACCTGATTGACAGCTTCAACCTGACCTGCCGCTACGCCCCGctcatcatcatctccttcCACCTGGGCCTGGGCCTCTTCTCCTTCAACCTGGACACCTGGAGCACCTCGCGGGGCGACACCGCTCAGATCCTGGGCACGGGTGCTGGCGTCGCTCTGGCCTCCCATGTCAACCACCTCCTGGGTCTGATGCCCGACCCGACGCCGGAGCAGCTCCCCTTCACCTTTCCCACCCTGAGCACCGGCCTGGTGGGCGTTGCCATGCTGCGGTTCGTCCTGGGCGTGCTGGCCCTGGTGGCCACGCGGGCACTGATGAAGGCGATCACCATCCCGCTGGTGTGCTGGGTGTTCGGAGTGCCAAGCGGAGACGTGAGGAAGGCCAGGCAGCACATGGAGGTGGAGCTGCCCTACCGCTACATCGTTTACGGGACCGTGGGCTTCAACGTGCTCTTCCTGGTCCCGCTGCTCTTCAGCTACATGCAGCTCTC gagggaggaggcggcGGCAAAGCTGGTGGAACGATGA